One genomic window of Hydra vulgaris chromosome 03, alternate assembly HydraT2T_AEP includes the following:
- the LOC100198144 gene encoding uncharacterized protein LOC100198144 yields the protein MGLFTFFAFISIFSITYCKLYGKDPNVIQTYFRKTDENNRYIDRSSPDYENALAKPFINKILQSDAGASLKVSPSVIENGGSVTIEWLRVNNSTEKDFVAFYCPSDDISTHYLDYFNVNNSPTWSEGFGKWTVTVYNMRTSCIFKYYRNGNVSQLVTISNELSFQGGPLSPLQGHLALTSNPTEMRVMWVSAEVNGIVMVRYGTTKALEKTSYKSSMQTYSASDMCEPPANSSVFIDPGYIYDVLLYDLHPNTKYYYSYGTEGHMSAIMNFTTAIPAGDSTSYKAIFYGDMGVDPYPEAVTTAKLVYDEVLNDDIRFIYHNGDISYARGYAYIWEQWFKLVEPYSTLVPYMVGIGNHEYDHVTGGEKDPSGAPGDGGFRPDWFNGHSDSGGECSVPMFKRFHMPDTGHSIWWYSYDYGLVHYIMLSSEHDYSPDSKQYIWLENDLKNVDRKKTPWVVVGAHRAMYCSALIPDDYIVALNMQRLFEDLLYIYKVDLALWAHYHSYERTCKVYKNKCQDDGVTHLVIGSAGKSTDPDVWFSKEWSVYHINDYGYGKLTVVNSTAMYWEWIQNKSKKVMDSFWLTK from the exons ATGGGACTCTtcactttttttgcatttatttctaTCTTTTCTATTACCTACTGCAAGCTTTATGGAAAAGATCCCAATGTAATTCAAACTTACTTCAg aaaaaCGGATGAAAATAACAGATATATTGATCGATCATCACCTGATTATGAAAATGCTCTCGCAAAGCCATTTATTAATAAGATTCTACAATCTGATGCTGGTGCTTCCCTCAAAGTTTCTCCAAGTGTTATTGAAAACGGAGGTAGTGTTACAATAGAATGGTTAAGAGTTAATAATTCAACTGAAAAAGACTTTGTAGCTTTTTATTGCCCTTCTGATGATATTTCAACACATTACCTGGATTACTTCAATGTAAATAACAGCCCAACGTGGAGTGAAGGTTTTGGCAAGTGGACTGTTACTGTTTATAATATGAGAACTTcttgcatatttaaatattatcgcAATGGTAACGTTTCTCAATTAGTAACAATCAGTAATGAGCTATCATTCCAAGGTGGACCTCTTAGTCCTTTACAAGGTCATCTAGCACTTACAAGTAATCCTACTGAGATGAGAGTTATGTGGGTGTCAGCAGagg TAAATGGAATTGTAATGGTTCGATATGGGACAACTAAAGCTCTTGAAAAAACTTCTTACAAATCTTCAATGCAAACATATTCTGCATCTGATATGTGTGAACCTCCAGCAAATTCATCAGTGTTTATAGATCCCGGCTATATCTATGATGTCCTTTTATATGATCTGCATCCAAATACAAAGTACTATTACTCATATGGGACAGAGGGA cacATGAGCGCCATAATGAATTTTACAACTGCAATTCCTGCTGGGGACAGTACTTCATACAAAGCTATATTTTATGGCGATATGGGTGTTGATCCTTATCCAGAGGCTGTTACCACAGCAAAGCTTGTGTATGATGAAGTTTTAAACGATGACATAAGATTTATTTATCACAATGGTGATATCTCATATGCAAGAggttat GCTTATATTTGGGAACAGTGGTTTAAATTAGTGGAGCCTTATTCTACCCTTGTACCATATATGGTTGGAATTGGTAATCATGAGTATGACCATGTAACTGGTGGTGAGAAAGATCCTAGTGGTGCTCCTGGAGATGGTGGTTTTCGTCCAGATTGGTTTAATGGTCACTCAGATTCAGGTGGTGAGTGTAGTGTTCCAATGTTTAAACGATTTCACATGCCAGACACTGGACACTCAATTTGGTG GTACAGTTATGATTATGGCTTAGTTCATTACATTATGCTATCTTCAGAGCATGATTATTCTCCAGattcaaaacaatatatatgGTTAGAAAATGATCTGAAGAATGTTGATCGCAAGAAAACTCCTTGGGTAGTTGTTGGTGCACACAGAGCTATGTATTGCAGTGCATTAATTCCAG acgACTATATTGTTGCATTAAATATGCAACGCCTTTTTGAAGATCTTCTTTATATCTACAAAGTGGATTTAGCATTATGGGCGCATTATCACTCTTATGAACGCACAtgcaaagtttataaaaataaatgccaAGATGATGGTGTTACGCATCTCGTAATCGGTTCTGCTGGGAAAAGTACTGACCCCGATGTTTGGTTTTCGAAAGAATGGTCAGTTTATCATATCAACGATTACGGTTATGGAAAACTTACTGTCGTTAATTCGACAGCTATGTATTGGGAATGGATTcagaacaaatcaaaaaaagttatggaTTCATTTTGgttgacaaaataa
- the LOC136078717 gene encoding uncharacterized protein LOC136078717: MPGNSGYYTNNKKTCPESVRFIGKEKFPKKLLMWIAISDRGMSEPLFRTSKAVAINSSIYINEYLEKRLLPFIHKYHGDFNYLFWPDLASFHYSKDSLNWMDQLDVYYVDKESNPPNVPRARPIENFWGHLAQKVYEGDWQASKKQVLIDRIKLKLQEIDLNFLQSHMKGVRAKLRSIVDGGVLSYKK, from the coding sequence ATGCCTGGAAATTCTGGATACTACacaaacaacaaaaagacaTGCCCAGAAAGTGTTCGTTTTATAGGAAAAgagaaatttccaaaaaaattattaatgtggATAGCCATATCTGACCGTGGTATGTCCGAGCCATTGTTTCGCACTTCCAAGGCTGTAGCGATCAATTCatcaatttatattaatgaatatttaGAAAAACGTCTTCTTCCATTTATTCACAAGTATCATGGAGactttaactatttattttggcCAGATTTAGCAAGTTTTCATTATTCTAAAGATTCTCTAAATTGGATGGACCAATTGGATGTCTATTACGTTGATAAAGAATCCAATCCCCCAAATGTGCCTCGAGCACGaccaattgaaaatttttgggGACATTTGGCACAGAAGGTTTACGAGGGAGATTGGCAAGCTTCAAAAAAGCAAGTTTTGATTGATCGCATTAAACTAAAACTACAAGAAattgatttaaactttttacagtCGCATATGAAAGGCGTCAGAGCAAAATTGAGATCAATTGTAGATGGTGGtgttttatcatataaaaaataa